From Acidimicrobiales bacterium, the proteins below share one genomic window:
- a CDS encoding class I SAM-dependent methyltransferase, whose amino-acid sequence MTGSQVDQARMEQFMGTMAGYMAGGALCFAVLLGDELGLYRVLAERGPSTAEELAAGAGCNARLVREWLDGQTAGGLVGYDAREDRYTLAPEATMALADDNSPVFMARGMNAFASLFMDLEKVLAAFRGDGGLAWGDHHDCLFKGTEWFFRTGYRAFLPSAWIPSLEGMEDKLRAGARVADIGCGHGASVVVMAQAYPRSEFWGFDFHAPSVDTARKRAADAGVSDRTHFEVASAKEYPGTYDLVCFFDCLHDMGDPVGIASYARQHLADDGTVLLVEPFALDDRTANLEGNPMAALLYTASASICTPNSLSQEVGLGLGAQAGAARLREVFEEAGFARFRKAAETPMNLILEARP is encoded by the coding sequence ATGACAGGCAGCCAGGTGGACCAGGCCCGGATGGAGCAGTTCATGGGGACCATGGCGGGGTACATGGCCGGAGGGGCCCTGTGCTTCGCCGTCCTGCTGGGGGACGAGCTCGGCCTGTACCGGGTGCTGGCGGAGCGGGGCCCGTCGACCGCGGAGGAACTCGCTGCCGGGGCGGGATGCAACGCCCGACTGGTGCGCGAGTGGCTCGACGGTCAGACCGCGGGCGGCCTGGTCGGCTACGACGCCCGGGAGGACCGGTACACGCTCGCCCCCGAGGCGACCATGGCCCTGGCCGACGACAACAGCCCGGTCTTCATGGCGCGGGGGATGAACGCCTTCGCGTCGCTCTTCATGGACCTGGAGAAGGTGCTGGCCGCGTTCCGCGGCGACGGGGGCCTCGCCTGGGGGGATCATCACGACTGCCTGTTCAAGGGAACCGAGTGGTTCTTCCGCACCGGCTACCGCGCCTTCCTCCCGTCGGCCTGGATCCCGTCTCTCGAAGGCATGGAGGACAAGCTGCGCGCCGGGGCCCGCGTGGCCGACATCGGCTGCGGGCATGGTGCGTCGGTGGTCGTGATGGCGCAGGCCTACCCCCGCTCGGAGTTCTGGGGCTTCGACTTCCACGCCCCCTCCGTCGACACCGCCCGCAAGCGGGCCGCCGACGCCGGTGTGAGCGACCGCACGCACTTCGAGGTCGCCTCGGCCAAGGAGTACCCGGGAACCTACGACCTCGTGTGCTTCTTCGACTGCCTGCACGACATGGGCGATCCGGTAGGCATCGCGTCGTACGCGCGGCAGCACCTGGCCGACGACGGGACGGTGCTGCTGGTCGAGCCGTTCGCCCTCGACGACCGGACCGCCAACCTCGAAGGCAACCCGATGGCCGCCCTCCTCTACACCGCCTCGGCGTCGATCTGCACCCCGAACTCGCTCTCCCAGGAGGTCGGTCTCGGCCTCGGTGCGCAGGCCGGGGCGGCCCGGCTGCGGGAGGTGTTCGAGGAGGCCGGCTTCGCCCGGTTCCGGAAGGCGGCGGAGACGCCCATGAACCTGATCCTCGAGGCCCGCCCCTAG